In Kordiimonas pumila, a single genomic region encodes these proteins:
- a CDS encoding alpha/beta fold hydrolase, with translation MQQFLKLMAVWVAILSSMPAAIASESQYIESFDGETLHYKIYGSGEETILFVHGWMCDETFWNAQIEEFSNGFQVITLDLPGHGKSSKTRKGWTIEAYGKDIITLANKLDLQNIILVGHSMGGPVVVEAASGLQGRIEAVVGVDTMKRPNMVLDEATINGMAASMRQNFKTMMHQMVRGGYFHETADPALVDRVVRVMEKGDPDSAVEMVLSLYGYDQVSAIKALQAMPLVFINSNVKPVDIEGLSALHAGVRILRLDGVGHFLMMERPADFNAVLRSEILQATGKLHY, from the coding sequence ATGCAACAGTTCCTAAAGCTTATGGCTGTTTGGGTTGCTATTCTAAGCAGCATGCCTGCGGCCATAGCATCTGAAAGCCAATACATAGAAAGCTTTGACGGTGAAACGCTGCATTATAAAATATATGGCAGTGGTGAGGAGACTATTCTCTTTGTTCATGGCTGGATGTGCGATGAAACCTTTTGGAATGCACAAATAGAAGAGTTTTCTAACGGTTTTCAGGTTATCACCCTAGACCTGCCAGGGCATGGAAAGTCGAGCAAAACTCGTAAGGGTTGGACGATCGAAGCATACGGGAAGGATATTATCACTCTCGCTAACAAGCTTGATCTGCAAAACATTATTCTAGTAGGTCACTCGATGGGAGGGCCTGTTGTTGTTGAGGCGGCCTCAGGGCTTCAGGGACGTATAGAGGCTGTGGTTGGTGTTGATACCATGAAACGCCCTAATATGGTGCTCGATGAGGCTACGATTAACGGTATGGCTGCTTCAATGCGTCAGAACTTTAAAACCATGATGCACCAAATGGTGCGAGGTGGTTATTTTCACGAGACGGCTGACCCAGCGCTTGTTGATCGTGTTGTTCGGGTTATGGAAAAGGGCGACCCAGACAGCGCAGTAGAAATGGTTTTGTCTCTCTATGGTTACGATCAGGTGTCTGCGATAAAGGCACTACAGGCGATGCCGCTTGTTTTTATAAACTCTAATGTAAAGCCTGTAGATATAGAGGGGCTTAGTGCACTACATGCTGGTGTGCGCATTCTCCGCCTTGATGGTGTTGGCCATTTTCTGATGATGGAACGCCCTGCAGACTTTAACGCAGTTCTGCGCAGTGAAATTTTACAGGCAACAGGCAAACTACATTATTAG
- a CDS encoding RNA polymerase sigma factor has translation MQPYNDRLEAAYAEYGPRVLRFILSKVRCYEMAQDLTQDTFIRFYQADQKGLVQEVGAYLFRIARNIVIDHIRSVRAKFAPKEVIELTEMAEVLSSGSDMEEDLATKNRLQETCDAVAVLPEPCQRIFWLSRLHGYKNSEIAESEGVCLSTVEKNISKAMKHCRDSVALEAA, from the coding sequence ATGCAACCATATAATGACAGGCTGGAAGCAGCCTATGCCGAATACGGCCCCAGAGTACTCAGGTTTATTTTGTCGAAGGTCCGGTGTTATGAAATGGCTCAAGATCTAACACAGGATACGTTTATCCGGTTTTATCAGGCTGACCAAAAAGGCCTTGTACAAGAAGTTGGAGCCTATCTGTTCAGGATAGCCCGCAACATTGTTATTGATCATATTCGTAGTGTCAGGGCCAAGTTTGCACCAAAGGAAGTTATTGAGCTAACAGAGATGGCCGAAGTGTTATCGTCAGGTTCTGATATGGAAGAGGATCTGGCAACGAAAAATAGATTGCAAGAAACTTGCGATGCAGTAGCGGTTTTGCCAGAACCTTGCCAAAGGATTTTTTGGTTAAGCCGTTTGCATGGCTACAAAAATAGCGAAATCGCCGAAAGCGAAGGCGTGTGCCTTAGTACGGTAGAAAAAAATATCAGTAAGGCAATGAAGCACTGCCGGGACTCTGTGGCTCTGGAAGCTGCTTAA
- a CDS encoding alpha/beta hydrolase: MIYDKTISLVVATLLSFTLAACSDTENRGDQASQLVEQGMAPASGPLTKRTPTADEQKYVDFRTQPNSAFEALLTDPPVVIDGQTLHPKLQWEYEKDKKEPEKDRRASLIKTMNDEAAKNRLRGIVDIYWDITTKETPPMAAVYDMAIEGPDHTSLPIRIYVPDVDTGEEKLPVLVYYHGGGYLFGSIQALDGAVRLIATEAKVIAVSVDYRLAPENPYPAFSLDAQAAFNWTVDNIAEYGGDPNNVSVGGDSAGGFLSVSTTIRQLESGGQVPAAHLLYYPALDKNYEDYPSYDLFKKGFGLDEGFMLAATEMAFQNVDANDPLISMNKYAHMDKMPPSIIASAGFDPIRDHGKVFAEKVTSAGGGAVDYKNYPSLTHGFLEASGTIDDAEEACLETARKFGELVRR, encoded by the coding sequence ATGATATATGACAAAACGATCAGCCTAGTGGTTGCGACACTATTAAGCTTCACGCTTGCCGCTTGCTCGGATACAGAAAACAGGGGCGACCAAGCCTCGCAGCTTGTTGAGCAAGGTATGGCGCCCGCTTCAGGGCCTTTAACCAAAAGAACGCCAACGGCTGACGAACAAAAGTATGTTGACTTCCGCACCCAGCCAAATAGCGCTTTTGAAGCACTTCTAACAGACCCCCCCGTTGTGATAGACGGCCAAACCCTGCACCCCAAACTGCAGTGGGAATATGAAAAAGATAAAAAGGAGCCTGAGAAAGACCGTCGTGCTTCTCTTATCAAAACCATGAATGATGAAGCGGCAAAAAACCGGCTGCGCGGAATTGTGGATATTTACTGGGATATAACTACAAAAGAAACGCCTCCAATGGCTGCCGTTTACGATATGGCGATTGAAGGGCCAGACCACACAAGTCTACCTATCCGCATTTATGTGCCTGATGTCGACACGGGCGAAGAAAAACTGCCCGTCCTAGTTTATTACCACGGCGGTGGTTACCTGTTTGGCAGCATTCAGGCCCTTGATGGTGCTGTACGCCTTATTGCAACCGAGGCAAAGGTTATTGCTGTCTCTGTTGACTACAGACTCGCGCCTGAAAACCCGTACCCTGCTTTCAGCCTTGATGCCCAAGCCGCTTTTAACTGGACAGTGGACAATATTGCAGAATACGGCGGCGACCCCAATAATGTGTCTGTGGGCGGCGACAGCGCCGGTGGCTTCCTCTCTGTTAGCACAACAATACGCCAGCTTGAAAGTGGTGGTCAGGTGCCTGCAGCCCATCTCCTGTATTACCCTGCTCTCGATAAAAACTATGAAGACTATCCTTCATACGATTTGTTCAAAAAAGGCTTTGGGTTGGACGAAGGCTTTATGCTTGCTGCAACCGAAATGGCGTTTCAAAACGTAGATGCAAATGACCCACTGATATCTATGAATAAATACGCACATATGGATAAAATGCCCCCGTCCATAATAGCGTCCGCAGGGTTTGACCCAATCCGTGATCACGGTAAGGTATTTGCTGAAAAAGTAACATCTGCAGGCGGCGGTGCGGTCGATTATAAAAACTATCCCTCCCTCACGCACGGTTTTCTGGAGGCATCCGGCACGATTGATGATGCAGAAGAAGCCTGCCTTGAAACCGCAAGAAAATTCGGTGAGCTTGTTCGCCGCTAA
- a CDS encoding alpha/beta hydrolase, with translation MTSKIEQKQKLNEVYHSGVTTIYSARADRRFCYTLYVPRRLAQMDRSKTTILVSVHGTLRMQSQYRDMFAEFAEYNNCIVLAPLFPANVLGDGNMSGYKFMREQDIRYDLIVLDMAREVAEKYSVSDEKLFMFGFSGGGHFTHRFTLLHPDRIKAASVGAPGVVTLADPDKPWWVGTKGAEEIVGQAVDLSKLKGKPIHFVIGAADRETWEITIEEGDSCYMPGINDSGESRQERIRSLKASFARHGALTKLDAVDDVTHEVELVIHKTREFFADVLNGTYIPDV, from the coding sequence ATGACATCCAAAATCGAGCAAAAACAAAAGCTAAACGAAGTGTACCACTCAGGTGTTACCACCATATACAGCGCCCGTGCTGACCGCCGTTTTTGTTATACGCTTTATGTACCGCGACGCCTTGCCCAAATGGATCGTAGCAAGACCACTATTTTAGTTTCTGTGCATGGCACCCTAAGGATGCAATCCCAGTACCGCGACATGTTTGCAGAGTTTGCGGAATATAATAATTGTATCGTTCTGGCTCCCTTATTCCCCGCCAATGTACTTGGTGACGGTAATATGAGTGGGTACAAATTCATGCGCGAACAGGATATTCGCTATGACCTGATCGTGCTGGACATGGCCCGTGAAGTAGCCGAAAAATATAGCGTGTCAGATGAAAAGCTCTTTATGTTTGGCTTTTCAGGCGGCGGCCACTTTACCCACCGCTTTACCCTTTTACACCCAGACCGTATTAAAGCCGCCTCCGTTGGTGCGCCCGGTGTTGTAACACTCGCAGACCCGGATAAACCCTGGTGGGTGGGTACAAAAGGCGCTGAAGAAATAGTAGGCCAAGCTGTTGACCTGTCAAAACTGAAAGGCAAACCCATACACTTTGTTATTGGCGCCGCTGACCGCGAAACATGGGAAATCACCATTGAGGAAGGCGATAGCTGTTATATGCCCGGCATTAACGATAGCGGCGAAAGCCGACAAGAGCGTATTCGTAGCTTAAAAGCATCCTTTGCCCGCCACGGCGCTTTAACCAAACTGGATGCTGTCGACGATGTAACCCATGAAGTTGAACTGGTCATACATAAAACCCGCGAATTTTTTGCCGATGTTTTGAATGGCACCTATATCCCGGACGTATAA
- a CDS encoding GntR family transcriptional regulator codes for MIHEIHTRPKSQALFENIRAKILEGHHPSGQWLKQADLESQYGASRSDVRSALSSLAERGVVEYVKNRGFRVFTRSTEELDEIAEMIAALETAAADSIIENATVQDMVETREIAKRFESLIRQGSQAELRIENYRFHDKIISMCGNKLIARTVRHLRECCASGPEVRYMTFDGLQKSNKEHFEIIEAIETDNAVALRNRLAAHAVQSEQG; via the coding sequence TTGATACATGAGATACATACAAGGCCAAAATCTCAGGCACTGTTTGAAAATATTAGAGCCAAAATCCTCGAAGGGCATCACCCGTCAGGGCAGTGGTTGAAGCAGGCTGATCTTGAAAGCCAGTATGGTGCCAGCCGCTCTGATGTGCGGAGCGCCCTGAGTAGCCTTGCTGAACGCGGTGTTGTGGAATATGTGAAAAACCGGGGCTTCCGTGTTTTTACGCGGTCCACCGAGGAGCTTGATGAAATTGCAGAGATGATAGCAGCGCTTGAAACCGCAGCGGCCGATAGCATTATTGAAAATGCAACAGTGCAGGACATGGTAGAGACACGTGAAATTGCCAAACGCTTTGAAAGCCTTATACGACAAGGTAGTCAGGCTGAACTTCGGATTGAAAACTATCGTTTCCATGACAAAATTATCAGCATGTGCGGGAACAAGCTTATTGCACGTACAGTGCGTCATTTGCGGGAATGTTGTGCTAGTGGGCCTGAGGTCCGTTATATGACATTTGACGGGCTGCAAAAAAGCAATAAGGAACATTTTGAGATTATTGAAGCAATAGAAACAGACAATGCTGTTGCTTTAAGGAATCGGTTGGCGGCACACGCTGTTCAATCAGAACAAGGTTAA
- a CDS encoding TonB-dependent receptor: MGLNTKKAVRFAGLLTGCSLAALSQNVSAQSDSNSGEFEEIVITASGSRLPADVTSIPGSVTILSLAEIQKQSGISSDLGAILAKSVPGMAPSSNDGNNFAQTIRGRKPAFFLDGIPQSAALRGGGRDMRIIHPNVLERVEVIRGSTSIYGQGGSGGVINYITKRPAEEGYNFFTEIGFSTSLSNIDDRSFSYTGTQGISAKEGKFDIVANITYQSRGLYFDGDGDLIPPDPAGQTGIADMDEWSLFAKVGYDFTPTVRLELMGVYFDAEVDTDYTVGQGSFAAGVKSVGEIKSQNNIVLGPYAFDFVGVQDPENDNKVIAASLILDDVAGSSVKLQTFYQDSYYVWRHLDYLGPGVAGFPPEGSQLSTSAEKKGLRLDVNTPVTMGGIDGFVLWGVDYLKDETEERLLDGRIRSAGKQNSLSFFGQAQLDITDDLHIRGGLRYDDFKLTIPDFEAIDWYTAITHPIVGADLNYSNLSGNFGIVYDFTDNLNVFASWSSGFSVGNVLRTIGGLRPSGFSPVPVTYYVADLGKFTEAVAVDSYEGGLRYSGEVVSASIAAFYSTSDLGASFDPVTFETVRAPERIWGLELTADVNVTDKLRVGGSFSIQDSKTDADSDGVFEGPLDFSRVPPPMLTTYVEVDFFEGWSARLQSNTLFDESRFTAPFNTSQRDVEGYTLFDLLVSGPFLGGTINLGVENLLNKQYFPLVTLMNCSDSPIFDTFCATAAPGAIGSVRYKIEF; this comes from the coding sequence ATGGGTTTGAATACTAAGAAAGCCGTTCGTTTTGCGGGATTGCTCACAGGGTGTAGCCTGGCGGCATTGTCACAAAACGTATCTGCACAGTCAGATAGTAATAGCGGCGAATTCGAGGAAATTGTTATTACGGCATCTGGTTCACGTTTGCCTGCTGATGTTACATCTATCCCCGGTTCAGTTACAATTCTGAGCTTGGCGGAAATTCAAAAGCAATCAGGCATATCGAGTGATCTGGGTGCAATTCTGGCAAAATCAGTTCCGGGCATGGCACCATCAAGTAATGACGGGAATAACTTTGCGCAAACAATTCGGGGTAGAAAGCCAGCTTTCTTTCTTGATGGGATTCCGCAATCAGCAGCCCTTCGTGGTGGTGGCCGGGATATGCGTATTATTCACCCGAATGTTCTGGAACGTGTTGAGGTCATTCGTGGCTCGACATCGATATACGGGCAAGGTGGCTCTGGCGGTGTAATCAACTATATTACCAAGCGCCCAGCCGAGGAAGGCTATAATTTCTTCACCGAGATTGGTTTTTCTACATCTCTTTCCAACATTGATGACCGCAGCTTTAGCTATACTGGCACGCAGGGTATTTCAGCAAAAGAAGGCAAGTTTGATATTGTTGCAAATATTACATACCAGTCACGCGGGCTATATTTTGACGGTGACGGCGACCTGATACCGCCAGACCCTGCAGGTCAAACCGGTATCGCGGATATGGACGAATGGAGCCTGTTTGCAAAGGTTGGCTACGATTTCACACCAACGGTTCGCCTTGAGCTGATGGGTGTTTATTTTGATGCTGAAGTAGATACAGATTATACTGTTGGGCAAGGTAGCTTTGCCGCAGGTGTGAAATCTGTGGGCGAAATTAAAAGCCAAAACAATATTGTGCTTGGGCCATATGCCTTTGACTTTGTAGGCGTGCAAGACCCAGAGAATGATAATAAAGTAATAGCGGCTAGTCTTATTCTGGATGATGTTGCCGGTAGCTCCGTTAAACTACAGACATTCTACCAAGATTCTTATTATGTATGGCGGCACCTAGACTACTTAGGGCCCGGTGTTGCTGGCTTTCCGCCAGAAGGTAGCCAGTTAAGCACCAGTGCAGAAAAGAAAGGCTTGCGCCTTGATGTGAATACACCGGTTACAATGGGGGGTATTGACGGGTTTGTGCTGTGGGGTGTGGATTATCTGAAAGATGAAACGGAAGAGCGTTTGCTCGATGGGCGGATCCGCTCTGCTGGTAAACAGAATAGTCTCTCATTCTTTGGTCAGGCACAGCTTGATATCACCGATGACCTCCATATTCGTGGCGGCCTTAGGTATGATGACTTCAAGCTAACTATTCCTGATTTTGAAGCTATCGACTGGTATACAGCTATTACCCACCCAATTGTGGGCGCTGATCTCAATTACAGCAATCTTTCAGGCAATTTTGGTATTGTTTATGACTTTACCGACAATCTGAATGTGTTTGCTAGCTGGTCAAGTGGCTTCTCTGTCGGGAACGTTCTGCGCACTATTGGCGGCTTGCGGCCTTCTGGTTTCAGTCCGGTTCCTGTTACATATTATGTGGCAGACTTAGGCAAGTTTACGGAAGCTGTGGCAGTTGACAGCTATGAAGGTGGTTTACGCTATTCTGGCGAAGTTGTGTCAGCAAGCATTGCGGCTTTCTACAGCACAAGTGATCTGGGTGCTAGTTTCGACCCTGTAACATTTGAAACAGTACGGGCACCAGAGCGTATTTGGGGCTTGGAACTGACAGCAGATGTGAATGTTACAGATAAACTGCGTGTTGGTGGTAGTTTCTCTATTCAGGACAGTAAAACCGATGCTGATAGTGACGGGGTGTTTGAAGGCCCGCTTGATTTCAGCCGTGTGCCACCTCCGATGTTGACCACGTATGTTGAGGTTGACTTCTTTGAAGGTTGGTCTGCACGACTACAGTCAAACACTCTGTTTGATGAAAGCCGGTTTACCGCACCTTTCAATACGTCACAGCGCGATGTTGAGGGCTATACTTTATTCGACCTTTTGGTGTCTGGGCCGTTCCTTGGTGGTACGATCAATCTGGGTGTAGAAAACCTGCTTAACAAACAGTATTTCCCGCTTGTTACGCTTATGAATTGTTCTGACAGCCCAATATTTGATACATTCTGTGCCACTGCAGCACCTGGTGCAATTGGCTCAGTTCGGTATAAAATAGAGTTCTAG
- a CDS encoding C45 family autoproteolytic acyltransferase/hydolase, protein MSELDLTSPVPLIHVSGGPEERGISYGKQAGDRIAIALDIYREAFGRVGINWAQAMKIAGRFLPAVEKFDADMLAEIKGIAKGSNQPVEAIIAINARTEIIFWRDNELDEKSETDMQEECTSALALPSATANGHVIHGQNWDWNPKCAACAVVLRIENDNGPDILTFVEAGQLARHGMNGSGLALTVNGLQCDKDCGNIGTPNPLIRRRMLLSNSFAGGLDAVLNGDISFSHSLTLSHPAGVGSILEATPGETFWLQPENGLLVHANHFKCPVARSKILDIGLRRCPESLYRDQRVLDHMMANHGKITIDTFKEAFTDTFGTPDAVLRTPKARPGGNLSGTVASIIMDTMDRKMWVAPSPYLQVNYTEYSLDY, encoded by the coding sequence ATGAGTGAACTGGATTTAACATCACCCGTACCGCTGATCCACGTTTCGGGTGGGCCTGAGGAACGCGGTATAAGTTATGGCAAACAAGCGGGAGATCGCATTGCTATAGCGCTTGACATTTACCGCGAGGCATTTGGCCGTGTTGGTATAAACTGGGCGCAAGCAATGAAAATTGCTGGACGCTTCCTGCCCGCGGTTGAAAAATTTGATGCTGACATGCTGGCGGAAATTAAGGGTATCGCTAAAGGCTCTAATCAGCCTGTTGAAGCGATCATTGCGATAAATGCTCGCACAGAGATTATTTTTTGGCGTGATAACGAACTGGACGAAAAGTCTGAAACTGATATGCAGGAGGAATGCACCTCAGCGCTTGCCCTGCCTTCGGCAACGGCAAATGGTCATGTAATTCACGGTCAAAACTGGGACTGGAACCCAAAATGTGCAGCCTGTGCTGTGGTGCTGCGAATTGAAAATGATAATGGCCCTGATATTTTGACCTTTGTTGAAGCTGGGCAGCTTGCGCGGCACGGTATGAATGGTAGCGGCCTTGCACTTACCGTTAATGGCCTGCAATGCGATAAGGACTGTGGTAATATTGGGACGCCAAACCCGCTTATTCGTCGCCGCATGCTGCTTTCAAATAGTTTTGCAGGTGGGCTTGATGCCGTTTTAAACGGCGATATCTCTTTTTCGCATAGCCTAACGCTTAGCCACCCAGCAGGTGTTGGTAGTATTCTTGAAGCAACACCGGGTGAAACTTTCTGGCTGCAGCCTGAAAATGGCCTTTTGGTGCATGCTAACCATTTTAAATGCCCTGTGGCGCGCAGTAAAATACTGGATATCGGCCTTCGGCGTTGCCCAGAATCGCTTTACCGTGACCAGCGGGTTCTAGATCATATGATGGCAAATCACGGCAAGATAACGATTGATACCTTTAAGGAAGCCTTTACTGATACTTTTGGTACGCCTGATGCTGTACTACGCACGCCAAAAGCACGTCCTGGTGGAAATCTTTCTGGCACTGTTGCCAGCATCATTATGGATACAATGGACCGTAAGATGTGGGTGGCACCCAGCCCTTATCTGCAGGTCAATTATACAGAATATAGCCTTGATTATTAA
- a CDS encoding dipeptide ABC transporter ATP-binding protein: MTTHSENIVSVKGLSLGFMSGNTLTPVIQKASLDLVSGRTTALIGESGSGKTLLAKALVNLVPKSCKITEGEIWWHGENLLSENASISREQLRGKKIAFIFQEPLSSLNPALKIGIQLTEGLSEHSGIDKSAAHAAAIDMLNRVKINNPDVIMKAYPHELSGGMRQRVMIASALIMQPDVLIADEPTTALDMVIRDEILGLMTQLATEMGAAVLIISHDLGAVARLADTISVMQKGMIVETGTKDILLSAAKHPYTQKLLSAIPQPDESMEFDNKSVPKPLLSVENLEVSFKSKRILPFLNTVHMAVKDVSFTVAAGETLAIIGESGSGKTTVARTVAGLQAQTAGTVAFDGGYSSAFEYAKTSRLQYIFQDPAGALNPRIRIGKSIEESLLPLRMTAQERQTRIQEALEQVGMPADTILRFPHQLSGGQRQRVCIARAIAPKPDFIIADEPVSALDLTIQKQVLDLFLTLKQEMQFACLFISHDLGVVEHIADRVGVLLNGKLVEIGPSSQIFNAPKHPYTQQLLAATPYLKKSNKGYALARRYCMTET, translated from the coding sequence ATGACCACGCATTCAGAAAACATCGTTTCAGTCAAAGGTCTTTCCCTTGGCTTTATGAGCGGCAACACGCTGACGCCTGTTATTCAAAAAGCTTCGCTAGACTTGGTCTCTGGCCGTACAACAGCTTTAATCGGCGAATCTGGGTCAGGCAAAACACTACTTGCAAAAGCGCTGGTAAACCTTGTGCCCAAGTCATGTAAAATTACGGAGGGAGAAATCTGGTGGCACGGGGAAAACCTGTTATCAGAAAACGCTTCTATAAGTCGTGAACAGCTACGCGGTAAAAAAATCGCTTTTATTTTTCAAGAGCCGTTATCAAGCCTGAACCCGGCACTTAAAATCGGCATTCAGCTTACAGAAGGGTTATCCGAACATTCAGGCATAGACAAAAGTGCGGCGCATGCTGCGGCTATCGATATGTTGAACCGGGTAAAAATCAATAACCCTGACGTTATTATGAAGGCGTATCCGCACGAGCTTTCCGGCGGTATGCGCCAGCGTGTTATGATCGCATCCGCACTTATCATGCAGCCAGATGTTCTAATAGCGGACGAACCCACCACGGCCCTTGATATGGTTATTCGGGATGAAATCCTTGGGTTAATGACCCAACTTGCCACAGAAATGGGCGCCGCTGTGCTGATAATTTCACACGACCTGGGTGCTGTTGCAAGGCTCGCTGATACCATAAGCGTGATGCAGAAAGGCATGATCGTAGAAACCGGCACAAAAGATATTTTACTGTCTGCTGCCAAACACCCTTATACGCAAAAGCTCTTAAGCGCTATTCCACAGCCTGATGAAAGCATGGAATTTGACAATAAAAGCGTCCCAAAACCACTTCTAAGCGTTGAAAACCTAGAAGTTTCTTTCAAGAGCAAACGCATCCTGCCCTTTCTAAACACCGTCCATATGGCTGTTAAGGATGTGTCCTTCACCGTTGCTGCTGGTGAAACACTCGCAATTATTGGTGAATCTGGTTCAGGGAAAACCACCGTTGCACGCACGGTTGCTGGCCTGCAAGCCCAAACCGCTGGTACTGTTGCTTTTGATGGTGGCTATAGCAGCGCCTTTGAATATGCTAAAACCAGCAGACTACAATATATTTTCCAAGATCCAGCTGGCGCCTTAAACCCCCGTATTAGAATTGGAAAATCCATTGAAGAGAGCTTGCTCCCTTTAAGGATGACAGCACAAGAGCGACAAACACGCATTCAGGAAGCCCTTGAGCAGGTTGGCATGCCCGCCGATACTATTCTGCGCTTTCCGCATCAGCTTTCCGGGGGCCAGCGTCAGCGTGTGTGCATCGCACGAGCCATTGCCCCAAAACCAGACTTTATTATTGCAGACGAGCCGGTTTCAGCCCTTGATCTTACAATTCAGAAGCAGGTACTGGATCTATTTCTAACCCTAAAACAGGAAATGCAGTTTGCCTGCCTGTTTATTTCGCATGATCTTGGCGTTGTAGAGCATATCGCCGACAGGGTGGGTGTTTTACTGAACGGAAAACTGGTTGAAATTGGCCCATCAAGCCAAATCTTTAACGCGCCCAAGCACCCCTACACCCAGCAATTGCTGGCTGCAACACCGTACCTGAAAAAATCTAATAAAGGCTATGCACTGGCACGTCGCTACTGCATGACAGAAACCTAA